DNA from Polyangiaceae bacterium:
TGGGCGCGTCCGAGGCACGCCGTGAGGCGTTGCCTTGGGCGCTACTCGCCGCAACGCTGTTCGGGCGCGAGATGCGTCGTGATCGACAGCGCATTCTTCCCGCCCTCACCCCGGGCTACGCCAACAACCGCTTCAGCCGCGAACGTATCGACTATGGCGCCGACGGGGACGTCCACCGTGTGGAGTACGCGGCGGAGCGCGCGCAGATCCACGCTGCCATCTCGGGCCGGGAGTACACGGCGCAGCGGATCAGCCGGCAAGGCCCGCTGTTGCGCTTCGAAGCGAACGACGGTGTACTGCGAAGCGCCCGGGTCGCGGTCGTGGACGCGCACTACTACGTACAGTTGGACGGCCACACCTTCGCCCTGACGGAACAGCCGCGCTTCCCCAGCCAAGCCTCGGCCACCGCTGCGGGCGCGTGCATCGCTCCCATGCCCGGCAAGGTCGTCCGGGTAGAAGTCGCCGCGGGTGATACCGTAGCGGCTGGGCAAACCTTGCTCATCCTGGAGGCGATGAAAATGGAGCACTCCGTGAAGGCGGCGGAAGCGGGCACCGTCGAAGCGCTCCACGTCGCCGAAGGGGATCAAGTCGAGGCTGATGCCGTGCTGGCAGTCATCACCTCAGCCGCGGCCTCCTGAGCCGGCCGCGGCCACGATCGTGAGGTTTCGCGGCGTCACGTCGCTTGGAACCAGTGCATGAGTCCGGACCCGGTAGCCGTGCTCCTCCAAGTAGGCCGCGCGATCGAGCACTACGGCGCACTCGACCAGCCGACCCAAGAGGATGCGCGGCAAACTCAGTCGGCGTAGCACAGCATACTCGCGTCGAGCCAACCCCTCGAAGTGGCGGACTTCCTCGTCGCTAGGCGCGGTCAAGTCGCGGTGGCGACAGGCGAGCGGCGCCGCCATCGGCAGGCCTCGCTTGAACTTCCGCCGATGGACGCCGTGGGTCTCTTCCCCGGGCTGCAGCGCTACACCGCGGTGGATCAGCAGCTGTCTCAGCGCTTGGCGCGTCTCCCGACTGCGATGAATGTCGAGCAGTTTGGCGGGGTCGCGCCAATTGCTCAAGTTGGACAGACTCAGCGCCACGTGCGAGAACGACAGCGCAACGTGCCTTCCGGTCGATGACAGCGCGGGTCGCACCCGGGAACGCACCTTCTGCAGGCAGCACGACACGAGCATGACGTGCGCACTGGCTCGCACCGCCTGACGCAACAGCGAGTCGCCTAGATCACCGCAGGCATGCAGACCAACGGCGAGGTCGCCGCTCTCGAGGGACTGCTCTGCGCTCGCGTCTCTCACGTCGAACTGTGCTCCGCTGAGCACACTTTCGCGTGCTCGCACCACTCGCCGTCCATCGTGTTCGAGCCCGAGCGTTGCTATGCGCAGTGTGCTTTGGAGCGCGTGCGTCAGGTGTCCCAGGCCCGCTCCGAAGTCGACGATGCGCGTCGCTCGCGGCAAACCTCGTACGACCTGTTCGACGAAGGCTGCCACTTGAGTGCGCTTGCGAACGCTTGCTCCCGGCGCTTCGACGGGCCGCGCGACTGCTGCCAGTTGGGGCCAGCCGCCGAGTTCACGCCGAACCATCCGAGCAATATCCGCGAGCGCCGCTGGCACCGCGTCGTCGCGCTGCACCCCGTGCATCTCCATTCGCAGGAGCGCATCGTCAGAGAGACCGAGTAGGTAGTCCGTGAGCCCACGCCCTTCGCACCACGCTGGCGGTGTGGGTTCCACGACGCGACCATCGATGATGTCTTCTACGCTGTGGTAGTCGCGGCCCAACATGGCAAAGCGATCGCACGCTGAGACCTCACGCATCCCTTGGCTCCGTGCTATACGCTACCGCGTCGATAGTCGCAGCTGGGAGGCCCTCGGATGAAAGAAATCATCTTGGACGCACCGGGCAAGAATGCCCTGAGTACGGAGTTGATCAGCGCTGTTCGCGCGGCCCTGGCGACGGCGGACGGAGAGCCCGTGCTACTGACCGGTGCACGCGATGCTTTCAGCGCAGGCTTGAATCTCAAGGAGGTTCGCGCCTTCGACGCGAACAGCGCGGCGACGTTCCTCCGAGAATTGGCGCAGCTGGTCCTCGACCTATTCCACTACCCCGGACCAACCGTAGCGCTGATCAACGGACACGCCATCGCAGGCGGCTGCGTTCTCGCCCTCTGCGCCGACTACCGCGTGATGCGTTCGGACCTAGGCGCGAAGATTGGTCTCAACGAAACCGCCATCGGGCTTCCGTTGCCACCTGTGGTTGCCAAGCTCTGCCGCGCGCGACTGCCCACCGCGCACGTGGAACGCTTGGTGCTCGGCGCAGAGCTCCATGACGCGGAAGACGCGCTGGCATTGGGCCTGGTAGACGAGATCTCCGAGGGCGCCAGCGCTCTGGCAGGTCAACGTTTAGCCGCGCTGGCTGCGCACCCTTCACAGGCGTACCTGCAGAACAAGCGAATGCTTCGCGCGGGAGCCCTAGAGTGCTCCGCCGAGGAGCTGGCGCGATTCGAGCGTCAAGGCTTGCCTATTTGGGCATCCGAAGCGACCAAAGCCATGGTGGATCGCTTGCTGAAGCCAAAAGCATGAACTTCTACTCTCACGCCGTGGTGGCGAGCTGGCGCAGCGGCGAACCGGCCTTCGTCCTCGGCGCCATGCTGCCTGACCTGCAGCAAATGGCTGGGGAGCGCTTCGAGCTCTCGGGCGGGCAGCTCGCCGAGGGGGTGCGGTTTCACGAGCAAACGGACGCCGTATTTCACGCACATGCTCACTTCCGCGGGTTGTGCACGCGTGGCGTCGCGTCGCTGCAGGCCCTGGGAGTCAGTCGCGGGGGCGCGCGGGCCGCCGCACACATCGGAGTGGAGCTGCTGATCGACGACTACCTGTTCGACGACCACGGCGGTCGCGAGCGCTACTTGAGCGCGCTGGCTCACGCCCCGGGAAGCTGTCTGGAACGCCCTGGCCTTTCCCGGGTGATTGCCTCACTGCGGACGCGTGGCGTCGACCGCGCGCACACGTCGGCCGACGCCATTGCACGTCGCATCGACTACGCCACCCGTGGGCGCAAGCGCTTGGCGCTGCGACCTGCTGACTTGCCGCGGATCCGTCAATGGTCGGCTGCGGTAGCGACGGAGGTTCGTGCCATCGCGCCGGCGCTACTCCAGGACCTCGCCACCGCCCTTGAAACGCGGCCCAATGCGATTGAAACGGGTGACGCGGCAGGTCCCGGTTGATGGCGCAGACGTCCCCCGCATACGTCGTAGACGCGCTGATTGGAGCAGGCGGCGCGGGTCGCGTGTACAGTGCAACGCATCGCCCAAGCGGGCGCCGTGTTGCCTTGAAAACGCTGCGCACGTTGGAGAATCGCTCGAGCATCTTCGGTGCGTTGATGCGTGAAGCAGCGGCCGCTGCACAGTTGTGCCACCCCAACATCGTCGCGCTCCTCGACGCCGTGGTTCACGGTGAGCGCCCGTTTTTGGTATTCGAGCTAGTAGAGGGCACGAGCCTCAAGCCGTGGGTCGCCGAGTTTCCGGGTTGGCCAGCGCTTGCGCGTGCCATGGACGAGCTGCTCGATGCCCTGGCCACGGCCCACGCCGCCGGTATCGTGCACGGGGATCTGAAGCCGGGCAACCTGCTGACATCGGCCGGTGGCCAGCTGAAGATTACGGACTTCGGCATGGCAGCAGTGTTCGATCCGCTATTGGACGCGAGCGACAGAGCTCGCGGCGGAACGCCGCGCTACATGGCACCCGAGCAGTTGGACCGCCACGCGCAGCTCGGTCCTTGGACGGATCAGTATGCGGTAGGCGCGATCCTGTTCGAGCTGCTCTCTGGCCGCCCCACGCTCGACGCCAAACAAGCGGATTGGCGCTCCCAGAAGCACGGGCCTCCA
Protein-coding regions in this window:
- a CDS encoding methyltransferase, whose product is MREVSACDRFAMLGRDYHSVEDIIDGRVVEPTPPAWCEGRGLTDYLLGLSDDALLRMEMHGVQRDDAVPAALADIARMVRRELGGWPQLAAVARPVEAPGASVRKRTQVAAFVEQVVRGLPRATRIVDFGAGLGHLTHALQSTLRIATLGLEHDGRRVVRARESVLSGAQFDVRDASAEQSLESGDLAVGLHACGDLGDSLLRQAVRASAHVMLVSCCLQKVRSRVRPALSSTGRHVALSFSHVALSLSNLSNWRDPAKLLDIHRSRETRQALRQLLIHRGVALQPGEETHGVHRRKFKRGLPMAAPLACRHRDLTAPSDEEVRHFEGLARREYAVLRRLSLPRILLGRLVECAVVLDRAAYLEEHGYRVRTHALVPSDVTPRNLTIVAAAGSGGRG
- a CDS encoding enoyl-CoA hydratase/isomerase family protein, giving the protein MKEIILDAPGKNALSTELISAVRAALATADGEPVLLTGARDAFSAGLNLKEVRAFDANSAATFLRELAQLVLDLFHYPGPTVALINGHAIAGGCVLALCADYRVMRSDLGAKIGLNETAIGLPLPPVVAKLCRARLPTAHVERLVLGAELHDAEDALALGLVDEISEGASALAGQRLAALAAHPSQAYLQNKRMLRAGALECSAEELARFERQGLPIWASEATKAMVDRLLKPKA